In Rhodamnia argentea isolate NSW1041297 chromosome 11, ASM2092103v1, whole genome shotgun sequence, one genomic interval encodes:
- the LOC115744068 gene encoding L-ascorbate oxidase-like, producing the protein MSRLIALLLCVLAAMASAEARVRRYKWDVKYEFKSPDCYKKLVITINGRSPGPAILAQQGDTVVVEVTNGLETENLAIHWHGIRQIGSPWSDGTGGVTQCPILPGDTFTYRFIVDRAGTYLYHAHYGMQREAGLYGSIRVSPPDGVAEPFAYDYDKSIILNDWYHRSTYEQAAGLSSIPFGWVGEPQSLLIQGKGKFNCSKLAAPTLDPSACNATNPECSPYVLTVIPGKTYRLRISSATALSALGFQIEGHNMTIVEADGHYVEPIVAQNLFIYSGETYSVLIKIDQQPSRNYWITTNIVGRNATATTPPGLAVLNYYPNHPKRVPPTSPPTGPMWNDVAPRLAQSSAIKARHGYVHTPPLKSDRVIVFLNTQNKIDGYFRWSVNNVSFTLPRTPYLIALQENLHHAFDQQPPPDNPPNFTNYDIYHVANNTNATSRNAIYRLKFNSTVDIILQNANTMTANNSETHPWHLHGHDFWVLGYGTGKFDADNDSKKYNLANPIMKNTVPVHPYGWTALRFVADNPGVWLFHCHVESHFYMGMGVVFEEGVEKLGKLPSEIMGCGETRGFKRP; encoded by the exons ATGAGTCGACTAATCGCGTTGTTGCTATGTGTTCTAGCGGCAATGGCGTCGGCAGAGGCTAGAGTTCGTCGATACAAGTGGGACGTGAAGTACGAGTTCAAGTCGCCGGACTGTTACAAGAAGCTGGTCATCACCATCAACGGAAGGTCGCCGGGCCCAGCAATACTGGCGCAACAGGGAGACACCGTCGTCGTGGAAGTTACCAATGGCTTGGAGACGGAGAATCTCGCGATCCATTGGCACGGAATCCGACAG ATTGGAAGCCCGTGGAGCGACGGAACCGGGGGTGTGACTCAGTGCCCAATCTTGCCTGGAGACACTTTTACCTATCGCTTTATCGTTGACCGG GCCGGAACATACTTGTACCACGCGCATTACGGGATGCAAAGAGAAGCCGGACTGTACGGGTCGATCCGGGTTTCGCCGCCGGACGGCGTGGCCGAGCCGTTCGCTTACGACTACGACAAGAGCATCATCCTCAACGACTGGTACCACAGGAGCACTTATGAGCAAGCTGCTGGCTTGTCCTCTATTCCCTTCGGTTGGGTTGGGGAGCCTCAG TCACTGCTAATTCAAGGAAAGGGAAAGTTCAATTGCTCCAAACTGGCCGCTCCAACCTTAGATCCATCAGCTTGCAACGCGACCAATCCCGAATGTTCGCCGTACGTGCTGACCGTCATCCCCGGTAAAACGTATCGCCTTAGGATCTCAAGTGCGACTGCTCTGTCTGCTCTCGGCTTTCAAATTGAG GGTCACAACATGACTATTGTTGAAGCAGACGGGCACTATGTAGAGCCCATTGTGGCCCAAAATCTGTTCATCTACTCGGGCGAGACGTACTCCGTCTTGATCAAAATCGACCAACAACCATCAAGAAATTACTGGATCACCACCAACATCGTTGGCCGCAACGCCACGGCCACGACCCCTCCCGGTCTGGCCGTCCTCAATTACTACCCGAACCATCCGAAGCGTGTCCCGCCCACAAGTCCACCCACCGGCCCGATGTGGAATGACGTTGCGCCCCGATTGGCTCAGAGTTCGGCGATCAAAGCCCGCCACGGATACGTCCACACTCCCCCGCTCAAGTCGGACCGAGTGATTGTGTTCCTCAACACGCAGAACAAGATCGACGGTTACTTCCGTTGGTCCGTGAACAACGTGTCGTTCACGCTCCCGCGCACGCCGTACCTGATAGCCCTCCAGGAGAATCTCCACCACGCGTTCGACCAGCAACCGCCGCCCGACAATCCACCCAACTTCACGAACTATGACATCTACCACGTCGCGAACAACACCAATGCCACCTCCAGGAACGCGATATATAGACTAAAGTTCAACTCTACAGTGGACATCATATTGCAGAATGCAAACACTATGACTGCGAACAACAGCGAGACCCACCCGTGGCACCTCCACGGCCACGATTTCTGGGTCCTTGGGTACGGGACGGGCAAGTTCGACGCCGACAACGACTCGAAGAAGTACAATCTGGCAAACCCGATCATGAAGAACACGGTGCCGGTCCATCCTTACGGGTGGACCGCTCTAAGATTCGTCGCCGATAATCCGGGTGTTTGGTTGTTCCATTGCCATGTAGAGTCTCATTTCTATATGGGCATGGGCGTGGTGTTTGAAGAAGGTGTCGAGAAGCTGGGCAAGCTGCCTTCGGAGATCATGGGATGTGGGGAGACAAGAGGCTTCAAGAGACCATAA